The proteins below come from a single Mauremys reevesii isolate NIE-2019 linkage group 6, ASM1616193v1, whole genome shotgun sequence genomic window:
- the PAIP1 gene encoding polyadenylate-binding protein-interacting protein 1 isoform X1 has product MSDCFDRAPGAGRGQGRGRGGGALLSGSGATESGSSGARLGGSGFPSSGPAEPPHKPGFLQQQEPLRPPKTAPPGTGNAEHMPQTKVPPVSQDKIAAHDCGSTMAKPQLVVAPVATSKLSVNAPEFYPSGYNPSFTDSSFEDGCDGYPTLTEYVQDFLNHLTEQPGCFETEIEHFAETLNGWVTTDEALQELVELIYRQATSVPNFSYMGARLCNYLSHHLTINPQSGNFRQLLLQRCRTEYENRDQAAKGDEATRKQFHAFVLFLAELYLNLEIKGTKGQVMRAEILQTGLRELLNALFSNPVDNNLICAVKLLKLTGSVLEDAWKEKGKTDMDEMVQRIENVVLDANCSRDVKQMLLKLVELRSSNWGRVHVTSTYREATPENDPNYFMNEPTFYTSEGVPFTAADPDYQEKYQELLDREDFFPDYEENGTDLSGAGDPYFDDIDDEMDPEIEEAYEKFCLESERKRKQ; this is encoded by the exons ATGTCGGATTGTTTCGACCGGGCTCCCGGTGCCGGCCGAGGCCAGGGCCGGGGCCGAGGTGGCGGCGCCCTGCTGAGTGGATCCGGCGCCACGGAGAGCGGGAGCAGCGGGGCCCGTCTCGGAGGCAGCGGCTTCCCCAGCTCGGGGCCCGCCGAACCGCCGCACAAGCCGggcttcctgcagcagcaggagccgcTTCGGCCGCCCAAGACAGCGCCGCCGGGCACCGGAAACGCAG AACATATGCCGCAGACAAAAGTCCCCCCTGTATCCCAAGATAAAATTGCAGCTCACGATTGTGGATCAACAATGGCTAAACCTCAGTTGGTTGTGGCACCAGTGGCAACGTCAAAATTGTCAGTGAATGCACCTGAGTTTTATCCATCGGGATATAATCCTAGTTTTACA GATTCCTCTTTCGAAGATGGATGTGATGGCTATCCAACTCTGACAGAATACGTACAGGATTTCTTAAATCACCTCACTGAACAACCAGGCTGTTTTGAAACTGAAATAGAGCATTTTGCAGAGACATTGAATGGTTGGGTCACTACAGATGAAGCATTACAAGAGCTTGTTGAACTCATCTATCGACAG GCCACATCTGTCCCCAATTTTTCCTACATGGGAGCACGGCTGTGTAATTATCTATCTCATCATCTAACCATTAATCCACAAAGTGGAAACTTCCGGCAATTGTTACTTCAGAG GTGTCGAACGGAGTATGAAAACAGAGATCAAGCAGCAAAAGGTGATGAGGCTACTCGAAAACAATTTCATGCTTTTGTGCTGTTCTTAGCTGAACTTTATCTTAACCTCGAG ATTAAGGGAACAAAAGGACAAGTAATGCGAGCAGAGATTCTGCAGACTGGCCTTCGGGAATTACTGAACGCGCTTTTTTCTAATCCTGTGGACAACAATTTGATTTGTGCAGTAAAGTTACTGAAG ttgaccGGGTCAGTTTTGGAAGATGcatggaaagaaaaaggaaagactgATATGGATGAAATGGTTCAGAGAATTGAAAATGTTGTCTTGGATGCAAACTGCAGCAG AGATGTAAAACAGATGCTACTGAAACTAGTAGAACTACGCTCAAGTAACTGGGGTAGAGTTCACGTAACCTCAACATATAGAGAAGCAACACCTGAAAATGACCCCAACTATTTTATG AATGAACCAACATTTTACACCTCTGAGGGTGTTCCTTTCACTGCAGCAGACCCAG attATCAAGAAAAATACCAAGAGTTGCTTGACAGAGAGGATTTCTTTCCAGATTATGAAGAAAATGGAACAGACTTATCAGGGGCTGGAGATCC gTATTTTGATGACATCGATGATGAGATGGATCCAGAAATTGAAGAGGCATATGAAAAATTCTGCTTAGAATCGGAACGTAAGAGAAAACAGTGA
- the PAIP1 gene encoding polyadenylate-binding protein-interacting protein 1 isoform X2 has translation MPQTKVPPVSQDKIAAHDCGSTMAKPQLVVAPVATSKLSVNAPEFYPSGYNPSFTDSSFEDGCDGYPTLTEYVQDFLNHLTEQPGCFETEIEHFAETLNGWVTTDEALQELVELIYRQATSVPNFSYMGARLCNYLSHHLTINPQSGNFRQLLLQRCRTEYENRDQAAKGDEATRKQFHAFVLFLAELYLNLEIKGTKGQVMRAEILQTGLRELLNALFSNPVDNNLICAVKLLKLTGSVLEDAWKEKGKTDMDEMVQRIENVVLDANCSRDVKQMLLKLVELRSSNWGRVHVTSTYREATPENDPNYFMNEPTFYTSEGVPFTAADPDYQEKYQELLDREDFFPDYEENGTDLSGAGDPYFDDIDDEMDPEIEEAYEKFCLESERKRKQ, from the exons ATGCCGCAGACAAAAGTCCCCCCTGTATCCCAAGATAAAATTGCAGCTCACGATTGTGGATCAACAATGGCTAAACCTCAGTTGGTTGTGGCACCAGTGGCAACGTCAAAATTGTCAGTGAATGCACCTGAGTTTTATCCATCGGGATATAATCCTAGTTTTACA GATTCCTCTTTCGAAGATGGATGTGATGGCTATCCAACTCTGACAGAATACGTACAGGATTTCTTAAATCACCTCACTGAACAACCAGGCTGTTTTGAAACTGAAATAGAGCATTTTGCAGAGACATTGAATGGTTGGGTCACTACAGATGAAGCATTACAAGAGCTTGTTGAACTCATCTATCGACAG GCCACATCTGTCCCCAATTTTTCCTACATGGGAGCACGGCTGTGTAATTATCTATCTCATCATCTAACCATTAATCCACAAAGTGGAAACTTCCGGCAATTGTTACTTCAGAG GTGTCGAACGGAGTATGAAAACAGAGATCAAGCAGCAAAAGGTGATGAGGCTACTCGAAAACAATTTCATGCTTTTGTGCTGTTCTTAGCTGAACTTTATCTTAACCTCGAG ATTAAGGGAACAAAAGGACAAGTAATGCGAGCAGAGATTCTGCAGACTGGCCTTCGGGAATTACTGAACGCGCTTTTTTCTAATCCTGTGGACAACAATTTGATTTGTGCAGTAAAGTTACTGAAG ttgaccGGGTCAGTTTTGGAAGATGcatggaaagaaaaaggaaagactgATATGGATGAAATGGTTCAGAGAATTGAAAATGTTGTCTTGGATGCAAACTGCAGCAG AGATGTAAAACAGATGCTACTGAAACTAGTAGAACTACGCTCAAGTAACTGGGGTAGAGTTCACGTAACCTCAACATATAGAGAAGCAACACCTGAAAATGACCCCAACTATTTTATG AATGAACCAACATTTTACACCTCTGAGGGTGTTCCTTTCACTGCAGCAGACCCAG attATCAAGAAAAATACCAAGAGTTGCTTGACAGAGAGGATTTCTTTCCAGATTATGAAGAAAATGGAACAGACTTATCAGGGGCTGGAGATCC gTATTTTGATGACATCGATGATGAGATGGATCCAGAAATTGAAGAGGCATATGAAAAATTCTGCTTAGAATCGGAACGTAAGAGAAAACAGTGA